One genomic segment of Nocardioides cavernaquae includes these proteins:
- the purU gene encoding formyltetrahydrofolate deformylase: MDRYVLTLHCPDQPGIIRAFAEGVVQAQGNIVDNMQYTDPETGSFSMRTEFDSPLGDLDLVRAVLETALAAYDAVITLRLQTQRRRALIMVSKTDHCLLDLLYRWENGELPVDIPVVVSNHDDLRPIVERHGLTFVHLPVTAATKAAAEARLLALVEEHAIDFVVLARYMQVLSDNLCSQLPGRIINIHHSFLPGFKGAKPYHQAHARGVKLIGATAHYVTADLDEGPIIEQDVVRVTHTYTAQQLVAHGRDVERLVLSRAVRRHAEDRVLMVGVRTIVFD; this comes from the coding sequence ATGGACCGATACGTACTCACTCTTCACTGCCCCGACCAGCCCGGGATCATCCGCGCCTTCGCCGAGGGCGTCGTGCAGGCGCAGGGAAACATCGTCGACAACATGCAGTACACCGACCCCGAGACGGGATCGTTCAGCATGCGCACGGAGTTCGACTCGCCGCTCGGTGACCTCGACCTGGTTCGCGCGGTCCTCGAGACCGCCCTCGCGGCGTACGACGCGGTGATCACGCTGCGTCTGCAGACCCAGCGTCGACGTGCGCTGATCATGGTCAGCAAGACCGACCACTGCCTGTTGGACCTGCTCTACCGCTGGGAGAACGGAGAGCTGCCGGTCGACATCCCGGTGGTTGTGTCCAACCATGACGACCTGCGGCCGATCGTCGAGCGCCACGGGCTGACGTTCGTGCACCTCCCGGTGACGGCTGCGACCAAGGCCGCCGCCGAGGCCCGGCTGTTGGCCCTCGTCGAGGAGCACGCCATCGACTTCGTCGTCCTCGCGCGCTACATGCAGGTGCTCTCGGACAACCTGTGCAGCCAGCTCCCGGGTCGGATCATCAACATCCACCACTCCTTCCTGCCGGGCTTCAAGGGCGCGAAGCCGTATCACCAGGCGCACGCGCGCGGAGTGAAGCTGATCGGAGCGACGGCCCACTACGTGACCGCCGACCTGGACGAGGGCCCGATCATCGAGCAGGACGTCGTCCGGGTGACGCACACCTACACCGCCCAGCAGCTCGTTGCGCACGGGCGCGATGTCGAGCGCCTCGTGCTTTCCCGGGCCGTCCGCCGTCATGCCGAGGACCGGGTCCTGATGGTCGGTGTCCGGACCATCGTCTTCGACTGA
- a CDS encoding UbiA family prenyltransferase produces MSAKSLPRPRVPRVPRPPRLHGLRRATRVDLGRSLPVTLVRASHPRQALITAIVVAVAAALTGRPLSQAGIVFAAVLVGQAILGWHNDLLDVQRDRRLQRTGKPIAQGQVEHGQVWFALICAVLLVVPLSVANGVVAGSSHLMLLGIALVANSGVLRRTRFSYLMWMASFALWPAFLSYGGAPNGTIGEAPSIVLTLLSALLGIGIHVLTSLPGLVDDNKDGIRHFPLTLALRTGAPRLLVLASVYTGVIAVAMLVSGLTLGVSR; encoded by the coding sequence ATGTCCGCGAAGTCCCTGCCCCGCCCCCGTGTCCCTCGCGTTCCCCGGCCGCCGCGCCTGCACGGACTCCGGAGGGCCACCCGCGTCGATCTCGGACGCAGCCTGCCCGTGACACTGGTCCGCGCGAGCCACCCGCGTCAGGCACTCATCACGGCCATCGTCGTCGCGGTCGCGGCCGCTCTCACCGGGCGTCCGCTCAGCCAGGCGGGAATTGTCTTCGCCGCCGTCCTCGTCGGACAGGCCATCCTCGGCTGGCACAACGACCTGCTCGACGTGCAGCGTGACCGTCGACTCCAGCGCACCGGGAAGCCGATCGCCCAGGGCCAGGTCGAGCACGGTCAGGTGTGGTTCGCGCTGATCTGTGCCGTGCTGCTCGTCGTGCCGCTGTCCGTGGCCAACGGTGTCGTGGCCGGATCGAGCCACCTGATGCTGCTCGGCATCGCCCTCGTGGCGAACTCCGGCGTCCTGCGTCGTACTCGCTTCTCGTACCTGATGTGGATGGCCAGCTTCGCGCTCTGGCCCGCCTTCCTGTCCTATGGGGGAGCCCCCAACGGCACCATCGGAGAGGCGCCCAGCATCGTCCTCACGCTGCTCTCCGCGCTGCTCGGCATCGGCATCCACGTGCTCACCTCACTGCCTGGCCTGGTGGACGACAACAAGGACGGGATCCGGCACTTCCCCCTCACCCTTGCCCTGCGCACCGGGGCTCCGCGGCTGCTCGTCCTCGCCTCCGTCTACACGGGCGTGATCGCCGTCGCGATGCTCGTCTCGGGCCTCACACTCGGAGTGAGTCGCTGA
- a CDS encoding phosphoglyceromutase — MTYTLILLRHGESEWNALNLSTGWVDVNLTDKGREEAVNGGNLLVEAGVLPDVVHTSLQRRAINTANIALDTAERHWIPVRRDWRLNERHYGALQGKNKKETLQKFGDEQFQLWRRSYDVPPPPLADDDEFSQVGDPRYADIDVPRTECLKDVVARLVPYWEEAIVPDLKAGKTVLVTAHGNSLRALVKHLDGISDSDIAALNIPTGQPLVYRLDESLKPLVPGGEYLDPEAAAAAAAAVANQGR; from the coding sequence ATGACCTACACGCTCATCCTGCTCCGCCACGGCGAGAGCGAGTGGAACGCGCTCAACCTCTCCACCGGATGGGTCGACGTCAACCTCACCGACAAGGGTCGCGAGGAGGCCGTCAACGGCGGCAACCTGCTGGTCGAGGCCGGGGTTCTCCCCGATGTGGTCCACACCTCGCTCCAGCGACGCGCGATCAACACCGCGAACATCGCGCTCGACACCGCCGAGCGGCACTGGATTCCGGTCCGCCGCGACTGGCGGCTCAACGAGCGCCACTACGGCGCCCTGCAGGGCAAGAACAAGAAGGAGACCCTGCAGAAGTTCGGCGACGAGCAGTTCCAGCTCTGGCGTCGTTCGTACGACGTCCCGCCACCGCCGCTTGCCGACGACGACGAGTTCTCCCAGGTCGGTGACCCGCGCTACGCCGACATCGACGTTCCGCGCACCGAGTGCCTGAAGGACGTCGTCGCCCGCCTGGTTCCCTACTGGGAAGAGGCGATCGTGCCCGACCTCAAGGCGGGCAAGACCGTGCTCGTCACGGCCCACGGCAACTCGCTGCGTGCACTGGTCAAGCACCTCGACGGGATCTCCGACTCCGACATCGCAGCGTTGAACATCCCCACCGGTCAGCCGCTGGTCTACCGCCTCGACGAGTCGCTCAAGCCGCTCGTTCCCGGCGGTGAGTACCTCGACCCCGAGGCCGCTGCCGCTGCTGCCGCCGCAGTCGCCAACCAGGGCCGCTGA
- a CDS encoding CarD family transcriptional regulator, with protein MTFTVGETVVYPNHGAAVIEDIEYRTIKGEEREYLVLRIVAQQDLVVRVPACNLDLVGVRDVVDKDGLDRVFDILRAAHVEEPTNWSRRYKANLEKLHSGDVMKVSEVVRDLWRRERDRGLSAGEKRMLAKARQILVSELALAEHTNEDKAEALLDEVLAS; from the coding sequence ATGACTTTCACCGTCGGCGAAACGGTTGTTTACCCGAATCATGGGGCTGCGGTCATCGAGGACATCGAGTACCGCACCATCAAGGGGGAAGAGCGGGAGTACCTGGTCCTTCGCATCGTGGCGCAGCAGGACCTGGTCGTCCGTGTGCCCGCGTGCAACCTGGACCTGGTCGGCGTCCGCGACGTCGTGGACAAGGACGGCCTGGACCGGGTCTTCGACATCCTGCGCGCTGCGCACGTCGAGGAGCCGACCAACTGGTCGCGCCGCTACAAGGCCAACCTTGAGAAGCTGCACTCGGGCGACGTCATGAAGGTGTCGGAGGTCGTCCGTGACCTGTGGCGCCGCGAGCGTGACCGTGGCCTGTCTGCTGGCGAGAAGCGGATGCTGGCCAAGGCGCGCCAGATCCTCGTCTCCGAACTGGCCCTGGCTGAGCACACCAACGAGGACAAGGCAGAGGCCCTCCTCGACGAGGTGCTCGCTTCCTGA
- a CDS encoding sensor histidine kinase: MTPTLQALLAALAGLAVGGGGVLAWHFSDRLQRRAPAPVVPAMPAGISSVLSVLRASAVVVDENDVVLKASAPAYAFGLVHRNEVADEQLAGLVRKVRRDGQIRETELQLRTSGAQPRHVTARVAPLGSRLVLALVEDRTRERRVDSIRRDFVANVSHELKTPVGAIRLLSEAVHDASDDPEAVERFAGRMLKESDRLTHLVQQIIDLSRLQGDEPVAQPKPVAVDEVVAVAIDTSAIDAQAKGITVVPGGEAGLFLSGSQEQLTIAVSNLVANAVAYSREGSSVLVGVRGLDDTVEIAVTDQGIGIPADDLDRIFERFYRVDPARHRSTGGTGLGLSIVKHVAATHGGEVRVWSVEGQGSTFTLTLPRSVANLSEESS; this comes from the coding sequence GTGACTCCGACGCTTCAGGCGCTTCTCGCTGCCCTCGCGGGACTCGCCGTCGGTGGTGGCGGTGTCCTCGCGTGGCACTTCAGCGACCGGCTTCAGCGCCGCGCGCCTGCCCCGGTGGTGCCCGCGATGCCGGCCGGCATCTCGTCGGTCCTCTCGGTGCTGCGCGCAAGCGCCGTCGTGGTCGACGAGAACGACGTCGTCCTCAAGGCCTCCGCCCCGGCGTACGCCTTCGGACTCGTGCATCGCAACGAGGTCGCTGACGAGCAGCTGGCCGGCCTCGTGCGCAAGGTACGCCGCGACGGCCAGATCCGCGAGACCGAGCTCCAGCTGCGCACGTCCGGCGCCCAGCCCCGCCACGTGACCGCCCGCGTCGCGCCCCTCGGGTCACGCCTGGTCCTGGCGCTGGTCGAGGACCGCACCCGCGAGCGTCGGGTCGACTCGATCCGACGCGACTTCGTCGCGAACGTGAGCCACGAGCTCAAGACCCCGGTCGGTGCCATCCGGCTGCTCAGCGAGGCCGTCCACGACGCCTCCGACGACCCGGAGGCCGTGGAGCGGTTCGCCGGGCGCATGCTCAAGGAGAGCGACCGCCTGACCCACCTCGTCCAGCAGATCATCGACCTCTCCCGACTCCAGGGCGACGAGCCGGTCGCGCAGCCCAAGCCGGTGGCCGTCGACGAGGTCGTGGCCGTCGCCATCGACACCAGCGCGATCGACGCGCAGGCCAAGGGCATCACCGTGGTTCCCGGCGGCGAGGCCGGCCTCTTCCTCAGCGGCAGCCAGGAGCAGCTCACCATCGCGGTCAGCAACCTCGTCGCCAACGCGGTCGCCTACTCCCGCGAGGGCTCCTCCGTCCTCGTCGGGGTGCGCGGGCTCGATGACACCGTCGAGATCGCCGTGACCGACCAGGGCATCGGCATCCCGGCCGACGACCTGGACCGCATCTTCGAGCGGTTCTACCGGGTCGACCCGGCCCGGCACCGCTCCACCGGTGGCACCGGCCTCGGCCTGTCCATCGTCAAGCACGTCGCTGCCACCCACGGCGGAGAAGTCCGCGTGTGGTCCGTCGAGGGCCAGGGATCGACCTTCACCCTGACCCTCCCCCGCTCCGTTGCCAACCTCTCGGAGGAGAGTTCATGA
- the mshA gene encoding D-inositol-3-phosphate glycosyltransferase codes for MAELDRIAMISMHTSPLDQPGTGDAGGMNVYVIELARRLADRGIGVDIFTRATSSRAPQIVEAGDRILVRNVHAGPFEGLGKTELPGQMCTFAREVMRAEAGQRPGTYAAIHSHYWLSGQVGALARDRWGVPLVHSMHTMAKVKNEALAEGDTPEPVARVIGEEQVVEAADMLIANTDIEAKQLINLYDAEPGRVEVVNPGVDLDVFRPLDKSVARARLGLPRDAHVLLFAGRIQPLKAPDVLLRAVAVLLDEDPCLRSRLVVPVVGGPSGSGLEHPTALADLARDLRIDDVVRFVPPVLQSELAVWAAAATLVAVPSYNESFGLVAVEAQATGTPVIAADVGGLPTVVRHGHSGLLVPTHDPRHWAAAIRRVIEDPVLALNLSIGALEQARHFSWERTAERTLETYEQAARLMREELRV; via the coding sequence GTGGCAGAGTTGGATCGCATCGCGATGATCAGCATGCACACCTCGCCGCTCGATCAGCCCGGCACCGGCGACGCCGGCGGCATGAACGTCTACGTCATCGAGCTCGCCCGTCGTCTCGCCGACCGCGGCATCGGCGTCGACATCTTCACCCGGGCCACCTCGAGCCGGGCGCCGCAGATCGTCGAGGCCGGCGACCGGATCCTCGTGCGCAACGTCCACGCGGGCCCGTTCGAGGGCCTCGGCAAGACCGAGCTCCCCGGCCAGATGTGCACCTTCGCCCGCGAGGTCATGCGCGCCGAGGCAGGCCAGCGCCCGGGCACCTACGCCGCGATCCACTCGCACTACTGGCTCTCGGGCCAGGTCGGAGCGCTCGCCCGCGACCGCTGGGGCGTCCCGCTGGTCCACTCGATGCACACGATGGCCAAGGTCAAGAACGAGGCACTCGCCGAGGGCGACACCCCCGAACCCGTCGCCCGCGTCATCGGCGAGGAGCAGGTGGTCGAGGCCGCCGACATGCTCATCGCCAACACCGACATCGAGGCCAAGCAGCTCATCAACCTGTACGACGCGGAGCCCGGCCGCGTCGAGGTGGTCAACCCCGGCGTCGACCTCGACGTCTTCCGCCCGCTGGACAAGAGTGTTGCGCGCGCCCGGCTCGGGCTGCCGCGCGACGCCCATGTGCTCCTCTTCGCTGGCCGCATCCAGCCGCTGAAGGCTCCTGACGTGCTGCTGCGTGCGGTCGCCGTGCTCCTCGACGAGGACCCGTGCCTGCGGTCCCGCCTGGTGGTGCCGGTCGTGGGCGGCCCGTCCGGCTCTGGTCTCGAGCACCCCACCGCCCTCGCCGACCTCGCTCGCGACCTGCGCATCGATGACGTCGTCCGCTTCGTGCCGCCGGTGCTCCAGTCCGAGCTCGCGGTGTGGGCGGCTGCCGCCACGCTGGTCGCGGTCCCGTCCTACAACGAGTCCTTCGGGCTGGTGGCGGTCGAGGCGCAGGCCACCGGCACCCCGGTCATCGCTGCCGACGTCGGCGGCCTGCCGACCGTCGTACGCCACGGGCACTCGGGCCTGCTCGTCCCCACGCACGACCCCCGCCACTGGGCTGCGGCGATCCGCCGCGTCATCGAGGATCCGGTCCTCGCACTGAACCTCTCGATCGGCGCACTCGAGCAGGCGCGACACTTCTCCTGGGAACGAACCGCGGAACGCACGCTCGAGACCTACGAGCAGGCCGCCCGCCTGATGCGCGAGGAGCTCAGAGTCTGA
- the phoU gene encoding phosphate signaling complex protein PhoU gives MRDAYSDQLDAIFDDLATIASDVKVAVARATTALLTGDAVVAEQVISADVVIDTRRERVEDRSFSLLSLQQPVAGDLRTIVAALRMVADLERAGDLAVHVAKIARLRVPGIAVPEDVRPMVQRMAEIAEEMVGRTARIIAERDIDGATALAKVEDEMDNLRAQMLRDLLGSDWSHGVESAVDLALLGRYYERIGDHAVSVANRVVYVVTGVRPSRD, from the coding sequence ATGCGTGATGCCTACTCCGACCAGCTCGACGCCATCTTCGACGACCTTGCCACCATTGCCAGCGATGTGAAGGTCGCCGTCGCGCGAGCGACGACCGCGCTGCTGACCGGTGACGCCGTGGTCGCCGAACAGGTGATCAGCGCCGATGTCGTGATCGACACCCGCCGTGAGCGGGTCGAGGACCGGTCCTTCAGCCTGCTCTCCCTGCAGCAGCCGGTTGCCGGCGACCTCCGCACGATCGTCGCCGCGCTGCGCATGGTGGCCGATCTCGAGCGCGCGGGCGACCTGGCCGTCCACGTCGCCAAGATCGCACGCCTCCGGGTGCCCGGCATTGCCGTCCCGGAGGACGTGCGGCCGATGGTGCAGCGCATGGCCGAGATCGCTGAGGAGATGGTCGGCCGCACCGCGCGGATCATCGCCGAGCGCGACATCGACGGCGCCACGGCCCTTGCCAAGGTCGAGGACGAGATGGACAACCTGCGCGCCCAGATGCTGCGGGACCTGCTGGGCTCCGACTGGAGCCACGGCGTCGAGTCTGCCGTCGACCTTGCCCTGCTGGGGCGCTACTACGAGCGCATCGGTGACCACGCGGTCTCGGTTGCCAACCGGGTCGTGTACGTCGTGACCGGGGTCCGTCCCTCCCGCGACTGA
- a CDS encoding YbjN domain-containing protein, whose amino-acid sequence MSTDPAGDLHNAIPDEAAKVVRAWLDDNDIAYDEQQPGQISFALPGEKKLQTPVRLDVSTHALGIHAFVCRNPDENHQVVYRWLLEKNLRLYAVAFAVDKDGDIYLDARLPLSSVTADDLDRILGTVLSVADNSFNTILELGFASSIRKEWEWRISRGESTKNLEAFRGWLERDAPTS is encoded by the coding sequence ATGAGCACCGATCCGGCCGGCGACCTGCACAACGCCATTCCCGACGAGGCGGCCAAGGTCGTCCGGGCCTGGCTCGACGACAACGACATCGCCTACGACGAGCAGCAGCCCGGCCAGATCTCCTTCGCGCTCCCGGGCGAGAAGAAGCTCCAGACGCCGGTCCGCCTCGACGTCAGCACGCACGCGCTCGGCATCCACGCCTTCGTCTGTCGCAACCCCGACGAGAACCACCAGGTCGTCTACCGCTGGCTGCTGGAGAAGAACCTCCGCCTGTACGCCGTGGCGTTCGCCGTCGACAAGGACGGCGACATCTACCTCGACGCGCGCCTGCCGCTCTCGAGCGTGACCGCCGATGACCTCGACCGCATCCTCGGCACCGTGCTGAGCGTCGCGGACAACAGCTTCAACACGATCCTCGAGCTGGGGTTCGCCTCCTCCATCCGCAAGGAGTGGGAGTGGCGGATCAGCCGCGGCGAGTCGACGAAGAACCTCGAGGCGTTCCGCGGCTGGCTCGAGCGGGACGCCCCGACGTCCTGA
- a CDS encoding response regulator transcription factor, which produces MTRVLVVEDEESYIDALTYMLRKEGFEVAVATNGNDAITEFDRNGADIVLLDLMLPGLPGTEVCRQIRQTSSVPVIMVSAKDDEVDKVVGLELGADDYVTKPYSPRELVARIRAVLRRGVEPDLAPQTLEAGPVRMDVERHVVTVDGIDTRLPLKEFELLEMFLRNPGRVLTRGQLIDRVWGSDYVGDTKTLDVHVKRLRAKLEPDPGEPKFLVTVRGLGYKLDL; this is translated from the coding sequence ATGACCCGCGTACTCGTCGTAGAGGATGAAGAGAGCTACATCGACGCTCTCACCTACATGCTGCGCAAGGAGGGTTTCGAGGTCGCCGTCGCCACCAACGGCAACGACGCGATCACGGAGTTCGACCGCAACGGTGCGGACATCGTGCTGCTCGACCTGATGCTGCCCGGCCTGCCCGGCACCGAGGTGTGCCGCCAGATCCGGCAGACCTCCTCCGTCCCGGTGATCATGGTGAGCGCCAAGGACGACGAGGTCGACAAGGTGGTGGGCCTCGAGCTGGGCGCCGACGACTACGTCACCAAGCCCTACTCCCCCCGTGAGCTGGTCGCGCGCATCCGCGCCGTCCTGCGCCGCGGCGTCGAGCCCGACCTCGCGCCGCAGACGCTCGAGGCCGGACCGGTCCGCATGGACGTCGAGCGCCACGTCGTGACCGTCGACGGCATCGACACGCGGCTGCCGCTCAAGGAGTTCGAGCTCCTCGAGATGTTCCTGCGAAACCCGGGCCGCGTTCTCACCCGCGGGCAGCTGATCGACCGGGTCTGGGGCTCCGACTACGTCGGCGACACCAAGACCCTCGACGTACACGTCAAGCGCCTGCGCGCGAAGCTCGAGCCCGACCCGGGCGAGCCGAAGTTCCTCGTCACCGTGCGCGGTCTGGGCTACAAGCTCGACCTCTGA
- a CDS encoding acyl-CoA dehydrogenase family protein produces the protein MRRSVFDEDHESFRQTLRSFIAAEVVPHYDEWFAAGIVPRELYAKLGELGLFGISVPEEYGGAGLDSHKFTAIQYEETSRAGVSFGGSGVHVLLALPYLLMLGTEEQKKRYLPKFVTGEEMWALAMTEPGTGSDLAGMRSTAKLSEDGTHYVLNGAKTFITGGVHADRVIVCARTSAPREDDRRFGISLFGVDTSSPGYTVGRKLDKLGLRTSDTAELSFVDVKVPVEDLLGEADKGFSYLGSNLPSERWGIAHGAYAQAAAAVRFAQEYVQQRVVFGKPVASFQNTKFELAACKAEVDAAEAVADRALEALDAGELTPAEAASAKLFCTEVAHRVIDRCLQLHGGYGFINEYPIARLYADNRVNRIYGGTSEIMKTIIAKDMGL, from the coding sequence ATGCGCCGTTCTGTCTTCGACGAGGACCACGAGTCCTTCCGCCAGACCCTCCGCTCGTTCATCGCAGCCGAGGTCGTCCCCCACTACGACGAGTGGTTCGCCGCAGGCATCGTGCCGCGTGAGCTCTACGCCAAGCTCGGCGAGCTCGGCCTGTTCGGCATCAGCGTCCCCGAGGAGTACGGCGGCGCCGGGCTGGACTCCCACAAGTTCACCGCCATCCAGTACGAGGAGACCTCGCGCGCGGGTGTCTCCTTCGGCGGGTCCGGCGTTCACGTGCTGCTCGCGCTGCCCTACCTGCTGATGCTCGGCACCGAGGAGCAGAAGAAGCGCTACCTGCCGAAGTTCGTCACCGGCGAGGAGATGTGGGCGCTCGCGATGACCGAGCCCGGCACGGGCTCCGACCTGGCCGGGATGCGCTCGACCGCGAAGCTGTCCGAGGACGGCACGCACTACGTCCTCAACGGCGCCAAGACCTTCATCACCGGTGGCGTCCACGCCGACCGGGTCATCGTCTGTGCCCGCACGAGCGCTCCTCGCGAGGACGACCGACGGTTCGGCATCTCGCTCTTCGGCGTCGACACCTCGTCGCCCGGCTACACGGTCGGTCGCAAGCTCGACAAGCTCGGCCTGCGCACCTCCGACACCGCCGAGCTCTCGTTCGTCGACGTCAAGGTGCCGGTCGAGGACCTGCTCGGCGAGGCGGACAAGGGCTTCTCCTACCTCGGCAGCAACCTCCCGTCCGAGCGCTGGGGCATCGCCCACGGCGCCTACGCCCAGGCGGCCGCGGCGGTGCGCTTCGCGCAGGAGTACGTCCAGCAGCGGGTCGTCTTCGGCAAGCCGGTGGCGTCGTTCCAGAACACCAAGTTCGAGCTCGCCGCCTGCAAGGCAGAGGTCGACGCTGCCGAGGCCGTGGCCGACCGGGCCCTCGAGGCCCTCGACGCCGGGGAGCTGACGCCGGCGGAAGCCGCCTCCGCCAAGCTGTTCTGCACCGAGGTGGCCCATCGGGTCATCGACCGCTGCCTGCAGCTGCACGGTGGCTACGGCTTCATCAACGAGTACCCGATCGCGCGGCTCTACGCCGACAACCGGGTCAACCGCATCTACGGCGGCACCTCGGAGATCATGAAGACGATCATCGCCAAGGACATGGGGCTGTAA